The proteins below come from a single Epinephelus moara isolate mb chromosome 19, YSFRI_EMoa_1.0, whole genome shotgun sequence genomic window:
- the zfand4 gene encoding AN1-type zinc finger protein 4, protein MTDRKEPPFFNDDSVGAFHYKLPFYDTMELFIETLTGTCFELRVLPFEAVISVKAKIHRLEGIPVAQQHLIWNNLELDDEHCLHDYGIAEGCTLKLVLAMRGGPINTRRVTMEDPIKEVTDLMETTKEEGWEKTLANKQVTFVVYREGDQLNFFRVVDRGDGTLTPLSESLSGGSVYNVCAEEEEDGESSAAAQQSLENSITMNKMKLLKAKMEDMNLNKKPKKSAKVKPRPPVSPHPCGGSLGPSSTRHHHRLFRSLPQINQPWQSNAQLPPIADHESIDPSPPSAAATSAHFSIPRRPPPSFSSPSCYMLQEEEPWETCPPFAKIRPPPKVSRLDIGNTRLMRDCVYPQLPPLCIRGPPEATFDPVEPAGEAVGLSLLEEPAGLVVPAQPGAPFGELLDPLSLDVSTQPEGGCRSLEVGAQHQLPLSPSPLSTWTLGTSDSFTSRGDRTQHGTAFHISPPSPLPVPTSPSTSSRPLPQAFDSTLSCLQPNLQAQSSAQVKPGSTSPHPSTTSSTHPPRLRGVKVESPGKRPELISKREARGITKMANQACKEPLGSLNNSELLASLSTRAPDSRDGLGEGLGLTLAFPPATASGPGSFGSRLPSIPTNRLLQGDLIRQMSPLHRAAASYMATNTLASAGGVMTSFGRIGTPTYHLPPVKAPTGSKKKSSKHCFLCGKKTGLATSYECRCGHNFCATHRYAETHDCTYDYKSAGRRFLQETNPLISAPKLPKI, encoded by the exons GTATCCCTGTTGCCCAGCAACACCTTATCTGGAACAATCTGGAGCTGGATGATGAACATTGTCTACATGACTATGG caTTGCAGAAGGCTGTACTTTGAAACTGGTCTTAGCTATGAGGGGAGGCCCAATTAACACCAGGAGAG TAACCATGGAGGATCCTATCAAAGAGGTGACTGACCTGATGGAGACCACAAAGGAGGAGGGTTGGGAGAAAACCTTGGCTAACAAGCAGGTTACGTTTGTGGTCTATCGTGAGGGTGACCAGCTCAACTTCTTCCGAGTGGTCGACAGAGGAGATGGCACCCTCACCCCTCTGTCTGAATCTCTGAG CGGTGGCTCGGTGTacaatgtgtgtgcagaggaggaggaggatggagagagtTCTGCAGCTGCACAGCAAAGCCTTGAGAACTCCATCACCATGAACAAAATGAAGCTCCTCAAAGCCAAGATGGAGGACATGAACCTCAACAAGAAG CCGAAGAAGTCTGCAAAAGTGAAACCACGGCCCCCTGTCAGCCCACATCCCTGCGGTGGCTCTCTAGGACCTTCAAGCACACGTCACCATCATCGCCTCTTTCGTTCGCTCCCCCAGATTAACCAGCCTTGGCAGTCAAATGCACAACTACCTCCAATTGCAGACCATGAATCCATAGACCCCTCCCCACCTTCTGCTGCTGCAACCTCTGCCCACTTTTCTATCCCCAGACGACCCCCTCCTTCTTTCTCCTCGCCTTCTTGTTATATGCTTCAGGAGGAGGAGCCATGGGAGACGTGCCCACCATTTGCAAAGATCAGGCCCCCTCCCAAAGTGTCCCGGTTGGACATTGGCAACACCAGGTTGATGAGGGACTGTGTGTACCCTCAGCTCCCTCCACTGTGTATCAGGGGGCCACCTGAAGCCACCTTTGACCCAGTTGAGCCTGCAGGGGAGGCAGTCGGGCTGAGTTTGTTGGAGGAACCTGCTGGGCTGGTGGTGCCAGCACAGCCTGGAGCTCCATTTGGGGAATTGTTAGACCCTCTTAGTCTGGATGTGTCCACCCAACCAGAGGGAGGTTGTCGGTCCCTCGAGGTCGGGGCTCAGCACCAGTTGCCGCTCTCCCCCTCCCCACTCAGTACCTGGACACTTGGGACAAGTGATAGTTTCACCAGCAGAGGTGATAGGACGCAGCATGGCACAGCATTTCATATCAGCCCCCCCTCTCCATTGCCCGTCCCCACCTCACCATCCACTTCTAGCAGACCGCTGCCTCAGGCTTTTGATTCCACTCTGTCCTGTTTACAGCCCAACCTTCAAGCACAATCCTCAGCACAAGTGAAGCCAGGCAGCACATCCCCTCACCCCTCCACCACCTCGTCAACTCATCCGCCACGACTCCGTGGCGTTAAGGTGGAGTCACCAGGCAAGAGGCCGGAGCTTATCTCCAAGAGGGAAGCAAGAGGCATCACTAAGATGGCCAACCAAGCCTGTAAGGAGCCACTGGGGTCCCTGAACAACTCTGAACTCCTGGCTTCTCTTTCCACAAGGGCTCCAGACAGCAGGGACGGCCTCGGTGAGGGTCTAGGACTCACACTGGCATTTCCCCCTGCCACTGCCTCAGGACCGGGCAGCTTTGGCTCCAGACTGCCATCCATCCCAACTAACAGGCTACTTCAGGGTGATCTGATAAGACAAATGTCACCGTTGCACCGGGCAGCAGCCTCTTACATG GCCACCAATACTCTTGCATCAGCTGGGGGAGTCATGACATCATTCGGGAGAATAG GCACTCCAACATACCACCTACCTCCAGTCAAAGCTCCCACAGGCAGCAAGAAGAagagctcaaagcactgcttcCTCTGTGGCAAGAAGACTGGCCTGGCCACCAGCTACGAGTGCAG GTGTGGTCACAACTTCTGTGCCACCCACCGCTACGCAGAGACCCACGACTGCACATATGACTACAAGAGTGCCGGACGAAGATTTCTGCAAGAGACCAACCCTCTCATCAGTGCTCCCAAGCTGCCTAAGATCTAG